Proteins encoded within one genomic window of Brenneria nigrifluens DSM 30175 = ATCC 13028:
- the malQ gene encoding 4-alpha-glucanotransferase: MVFKAENAAIQQVGIAEKYTDAYGNEHIVDASIRDRLLAMMDVSGSDGAPLPPVKVFLQGRDAVIELAGNGEFHWTLMYENGGQVQGQVTGATSLTLPGALPLGYHHLTLTQADQRWNCRIIVAPPRCYEPQALSQGKRWWGVTVQLYTLRSQNNWGVGDFGDLRQLVEQIARRGGAFVGLNPLHSLYPAEPEAASPYSPSSRHWLNVIYIDVNRVDDFQQSSQAQQWWRQEDMQQRVAALRAERWVDYEAVTALKLNALRMAFNYFTTRSPLDPRISAFRQFVVNGGQSLQLQATFDTLQAYLKRQGENYADWLQWPARYHDVHGETVKSFRHEYADEIRFYCWLQWVAYEQLAECFAHSKQLGLPIGLYRDLAVGVAQGGAETWDERQLYCLDASVGAPPDPLGPQGQNWQLSPMNPRMLRLRGYQPFIDVLRSNMANCGALRIDHVMALLRLWWIPKAESAVNGAYVHYPLDDLLAILALESQRHRCLVIGEDLGTVPPEIVSKLHDGGVYSYKVLFFEKDEQYRFRSPDRYPRQAMATITTHDLPTLRGYWQAMDLSLGRDLGLYPHDELLQQQIQSREKAKQGLLNALHQHGLLPQRVGRNSALTTMGAPLNRGVQRFMADTASALVGFQLEDWLDMATPVNVPGTSREYPNWRRKLSRTLESIFVDRYLERLIRDIDLRRGVALPAVACGEDAADGK; this comes from the coding sequence ATGGTATTCAAGGCGGAGAACGCGGCAATCCAGCAGGTGGGTATTGCGGAAAAATATACCGATGCTTATGGCAATGAGCACATTGTCGACGCATCGATCAGGGACAGGTTGCTGGCGATGATGGATGTCTCCGGGAGCGACGGTGCGCCGCTGCCGCCGGTAAAGGTTTTTCTTCAGGGGCGGGATGCCGTTATCGAACTGGCCGGCAACGGGGAATTTCACTGGACGCTGATGTATGAAAATGGCGGACAGGTTCAGGGCCAGGTGACCGGCGCGACCAGTCTGACGCTGCCGGGGGCGCTTCCGCTCGGGTATCATCATCTCACGCTGACGCAGGCCGACCAGCGCTGGAACTGCCGGATTATCGTGGCGCCGCCCCGCTGTTACGAGCCGCAAGCCCTGTCGCAGGGTAAGCGCTGGTGGGGAGTGACCGTCCAACTGTACACACTGCGTTCGCAAAATAACTGGGGCGTGGGGGATTTTGGCGATTTGCGCCAACTGGTGGAACAGATCGCCCGCCGCGGAGGCGCCTTCGTCGGGCTGAATCCGCTGCATTCGCTGTACCCGGCGGAACCTGAGGCGGCGAGCCCGTACAGCCCCTCCTCCCGTCACTGGCTGAACGTCATCTATATTGACGTCAATCGGGTGGATGATTTTCAGCAGAGTTCGCAAGCGCAGCAGTGGTGGCGGCAAGAGGACATGCAACAGCGGGTGGCGGCGCTGCGCGCGGAGCGTTGGGTGGATTATGAAGCGGTCACCGCGCTCAAGCTGAACGCATTACGCATGGCGTTTAACTATTTTACCACCCGCAGCCCGCTGGACCCGCGCATCAGCGCCTTTCGCCAGTTTGTGGTGAACGGCGGGCAAAGTCTGCAGCTACAGGCGACCTTCGACACCTTGCAGGCCTATCTGAAGCGCCAGGGGGAAAACTATGCCGACTGGCTACAGTGGCCGGCCCGCTATCATGATGTTCACGGCGAGACGGTTAAGTCGTTTCGCCATGAATACGCCGATGAGATCAGGTTTTATTGCTGGCTGCAATGGGTGGCTTATGAACAGCTGGCGGAGTGCTTCGCGCACAGCAAGCAGCTTGGTCTGCCTATCGGCCTGTATCGCGATTTAGCCGTGGGCGTGGCGCAGGGGGGGGCTGAAACCTGGGACGAGCGGCAGCTTTACTGCCTGGACGCCTCCGTGGGCGCGCCGCCCGATCCGCTGGGGCCGCAGGGGCAAAACTGGCAGCTATCGCCGATGAACCCCAGGATGCTGCGGCTGCGCGGCTACCAGCCGTTTATCGATGTGCTGCGCAGTAATATGGCGAACTGCGGCGCGCTGCGCATCGACCATGTGATGGCGCTGCTGCGCTTATGGTGGATACCCAAAGCGGAGTCCGCGGTTAACGGCGCCTATGTGCATTACCCGCTGGATGATCTGCTGGCGATACTGGCGCTTGAAAGTCAGCGCCATCGCTGTCTGGTGATCGGCGAGGATTTGGGAACGGTGCCGCCGGAGATCGTCAGTAAGCTGCATGACGGCGGCGTCTATTCCTATAAAGTCTTATTTTTTGAAAAGGACGAGCAGTATCGCTTCCGTTCCCCCGACCGCTATCCGCGACAGGCGATGGCCACCATCACTACCCACGATCTCCCCACGCTGCGCGGTTACTGGCAGGCGATGGATCTGTCGCTGGGCAGGGATTTGGGGCTGTATCCGCATGACGAGCTATTGCAGCAGCAAATTCAATCGCGTGAAAAGGCCAAACAGGGGCTGTTGAATGCGCTGCATCAGCACGGGCTGCTGCCGCAGCGGGTGGGGCGAAATTCCGCCTTGACGACCATGGGGGCGCCGCTTAACCGTGGCGTTCAGCGTTTTATGGCCGACACCGCCAGCGCGCTGGTCGGTTTTCAACTGGAAGACTGGCTGGATATGGCGACTCCGGTCAACGTGCCCGGCACCAGCCGGGAATATCCCAACTGGCGGCGTAAGCTTAGCCGCACGCTGGAGTCGATCTTCGTCGACCGCTATCTTGAACGTTTGATTCGGGATATCGATTTGCGCCGCGGCGTGGCGCTGCCCGCCGTCGCCTGCGGGGAGGATGCCGCGGACGGTAAATGA
- the nfuA gene encoding Fe-S biogenesis protein NfuA has translation MIRITDAAQEHFLKLLAKQEEGTQIRVFVINPGTPNAECGVSYCPPDAVEASDTELKFEKISAYVDELSAPYLEDAEIDFVTDQLGSQLTLKAPNAKMRKVDDDAPLIERVEYVLQSQINPQLAGHGGRVTLMEITDDGLAILQFGGGCNGCSMVDYTLKEGIEKELLEKFPELKGVRDLTEHQRGEHSYY, from the coding sequence ATGATCCGTATTACTGACGCTGCTCAGGAACACTTTCTAAAATTGCTGGCGAAACAGGAAGAAGGCACGCAAATCCGCGTTTTCGTCATCAATCCCGGCACGCCGAACGCCGAGTGCGGCGTCTCCTATTGTCCGCCGGACGCAGTGGAAGCCAGCGATACCGAACTGAAGTTTGAGAAAATTTCAGCCTATGTGGACGAACTCAGCGCGCCCTATCTGGAAGACGCCGAAATCGATTTCGTCACCGACCAGTTGGGCTCCCAGCTTACGCTGAAAGCGCCCAACGCCAAGATGCGTAAAGTGGATGACGACGCGCCGCTGATTGAACGCGTGGAGTATGTGCTGCAATCGCAGATCAATCCGCAGTTGGCCGGCCACGGCGGCCGCGTGACGCTGATGGAAATTACCGACGACGGTCTGGCGATCCTGCAATTCGGCGGCGGCTGCAACGGCTGTTCGATGGTCGACTACACGCTGAAGGAAGGGATTGAGAAAGAGCTGCTGGAAAAATTCCCCGAGCTGAAAGGCGTAAGGGACCTCACCGAGCACCAGCGCGGCGAGCATTCCTACTATTAG
- the gntX gene encoding DNA utilization protein GntX has product MLTIAARCWLCRLPLYHSRHGICSFCQRHFPPLPACCPRCGLPAADTTRPCGRCLRNPPPWQAIIFVSDYVPPLSTLIKEFKFNGKTELAAVLARQILLRWLAAYRERALPAAPYLPRPEQLFTVPLHKRRHWSRGFNQTELLARPLSHWLRCDYEPRAIARVRQTRIQQRLSAGARRKNLRGAFRCDLSLTGKQVALLDDVVTTGSTAAEISRVLLDRGAVGVQVWCLCRTL; this is encoded by the coding sequence ATGTTAACCATCGCCGCCCGCTGCTGGCTATGCCGGCTGCCGCTTTATCACAGCCGCCACGGGATTTGCTCATTCTGCCAGCGCCATTTTCCCCCGCTCCCCGCCTGCTGTCCGCGCTGCGGACTGCCCGCGGCCGATACCACGCGGCCATGCGGCCGCTGCCTGCGCAATCCGCCGCCCTGGCAAGCAATCATCTTTGTCAGCGACTATGTTCCACCGCTTAGCACGTTGATAAAAGAGTTTAAATTCAACGGTAAAACGGAGCTGGCCGCGGTGCTTGCCCGGCAAATTTTATTACGCTGGCTGGCGGCCTACCGTGAACGGGCGCTGCCGGCCGCGCCTTATCTGCCGCGGCCCGAGCAGCTGTTCACCGTGCCGTTGCATAAACGGCGTCACTGGTCGCGCGGATTCAACCAGACCGAACTGCTGGCCCGCCCCCTGAGCCATTGGCTGCGCTGCGACTATGAACCGCGGGCGATTGCGCGCGTGCGCCAAACCCGGATTCAACAACGGCTTAGCGCCGGCGCCCGGCGTAAAAATCTGCGCGGCGCTTTTCGCTGCGATCTGTCATTGACGGGAAAACAGGTGGCGTTGCTGGATGATGTGGTGACGACGGGCAGTACCGCGGCGGAAATCAGCCGGGTGTTGCTGGATCGGGGGGCGGTCGGGGTTCAGGTATGGTGTTTGTGCCGCACCTTGTAG